The proteins below are encoded in one region of Sphaerodactylus townsendi isolate TG3544 linkage group LG06, MPM_Stown_v2.3, whole genome shotgun sequence:
- the GNAT3 gene encoding guanine nucleotide-binding protein G(t) subunit alpha-3: MGSGVSSESKESAKRSRELEKKLQEDAVRDARTVKLLLLGAGESGKSTIVKQMKIIHKHGYTDQECREYRSVVYSNTVQSILAIVKAMSTLGIEYGDTERKEDEKQLFVKADSMEDGTMSPDLAGIIKRLWKDPGIQACFERASEYQLNDSAAYYLNDLDRLTTPDYIPNEQDVLRSRVKTTGIIETQFSFKDLHFRMFDVGGQRSERKKWIHCFEGVTCIIFCAALSAYDMVLVEDEEVNRMHESLHLFNSICNHKYFATTSIVLFLNKKDLFREKITKVNLSVCFPEYNGSNTFEDAGNYIKDKFLNLNIRKDDKEVYAHMTCATDTQNVKFVFDAVTDIIIKENLKDCGLF; the protein is encoded by the exons ATGGGCAGTGGAGTCAGCTCTGAATCTAAAGAATCAGCCAAAAGATCAAGGGAACTTGAAAAAAAGCTGCAGGAAGATGCTGTGAGAGATGCCAGGACAGTCAAGTTGCTCTTACTAG GTGCTGGAGAATCAGGGAAAAGCACAATTGTGAAACAAATGAA GATCATTCACAAACACGGCTACACAGACCAAGAGTGTCGGGAGTATAGATCTGTGGTATACAGCAACACTGTGCAGTCGATTCTGGCAATTGTGAAGGCAATGTCCACCCTTGGTATTGAGTACGGAGACACAGAAAGGAAA GAAGATGAAAAGCAGCTTTTTGTGAAGGCAGATTCCATGGAAGATGGCACTATGTCTCCAGATCTGGCTGGAATAATCAAACGACTATGGAAAGATCCAGGGATCCAGGCCTGTTTTGAAAGGGCATCTGAATACCAGCTCAATGATTCAGCTGCCTA TTATCTGAATGATTTGGACAGACTAACCACCCCTGACTACATACCAAATGAACAGGACGTCCTTCGATCACGAGTCAAGACAACGGGGATTATTGAGACTCAGTTTTCTTTCAAGGATTTACACTTCCG GATGTTTGATGTGGGAGGTCAAAGATCTGAGAGGAAAAAATGGATTCACTGCTTTGAAGGTGTGACTTGCATCATCTTCTGCGCTGCCCTCAGTGCCTATGACATGGTCCTTGTGGAAGATGAAGAAGTG AACAGAATGCATGAAAGCCTCCACTTGTTCAACAGCATCTGCAATCACAAATACTTTGCAACCACTTCTATTGTGCTATTTCTAAACAAGAAAGACCTCTTCCGAGAAAAGATAACTAAAGTGAATCTTAGTGTCTGCTTTCCAGAATACAATG GATcaaacacctttgaagatgcaggAAATTATATCAAGGACAAGTTCTTAAATCTGAACATAAGAAAAGACGATAAGGAGGTATATGCCCACATGACCTGCGCTACGGACACCCAGAATGTTAAGTTTGTCTTTGATGCTGTGACAGACATCATCATCAAAGAGAACCTGAAGGATTGTGGTCTCTTCTAG